The following nucleotide sequence is from Bos taurus isolate L1 Dominette 01449 registration number 42190680 breed Hereford chromosome 3, ARS-UCD2.0, whole genome shotgun sequence.
GTTATCAAAGCTCACCTTTCAACAGGGGTATTCTTGTCATGCTCAGTGACGGACAATCTTccaggtttgtttgtttaaaacagGTAGTGCTATGTCTCTAAATACAACTCATGGTTCATAATCAAGATCCTAAAAACATACTAGAAttgaatattttatcaaagaagtAAAACCGTGTTGCTATTTTAAACATATTGTTTCAATTCCAGGTCAAAATAAACCAGCTATACAAAATCACCATTCTAACACTTAAACATGGAGCAGAAACAGCAAAGCACTTTGGTCTACATGAttaaattattcaataaatgaaaaGCATCTCTTCCCCAAATCCTTTACCCCATGATGTATCATAACGTTTAAAATACAATGGAGGTACATGTATCTGCTGAGTAGTTTGTAGAGCTGTGTCCCGTGTATGACTCAAAGTGTCATTAAGCAAATTTACCAGGATCAAGGAGTAAATTTTAAAACCAGCATTTTGAAACCCAAACCatcttcctacttttttttttgttaagtcACAAAACCGTCTTAGATCAGACTAGGGTTCTGAAAACAGTGAGTGTGAAGTTGAAACATGAAACAAAATTCCCATGATAGATAGCACTGGTCCTGGATTGAGGGCACAAATAGTGTTTCCATTTTCCTGTTCTACACAGTTTAATAATCAGTGAAAACTTTTGCCCAAGACCCatacattttgggcttccctgggggctcagctggtaaagaatccgcctgcaatgtgggagacatgggtttgatcgtgggttgggaagatcccctgggaaagggaatggctacccactccagtattctggcctggagaatcccatggactgtatagtccatggggtcaaaagactcagacacgactgagctactttcactttccactatGCTGGATTTTTTAGTAgagagataaaataaaaactctgctGGCCACCAGGCAAAAATTATTTCTAAGTGATATCCACTCAGCTATTttttcacacttaaaaaaataaaggaatagaaTTATTTTAGATGAGATAAACTTTTTTAAGCCAAAGAGAACAGACAGAGTTTCTGCGCTTGCATCACTAGCATTCATAGCAAGGGCTGACTTGAGGGAGAttgattaatacatatatatgtgtgtgtatacattgaTTAGTTTGTGTAACAGGCAGAATTTGAATAGAGATCACCCCTGCCACACTGCCCAGAGGAACCAGCGCGCCTAGCTGGAGCGCACCAGCTCTTTAGCAGGGTGCTTTAGtagcactgtttttttttttttcccatcggATGTATTCACATATCAAGATATCAAAGATGATTAAATTACTAAAAAGCAGGCTTctgattctgatttttaaatttaattagctattttaattaaaataaattagcttTTCTAAGGTTGTTCACCACAACTACATAACAACATTGATATTAAAGGGGAGGAGtttctgcatttcctttttcactgaaggaaatattttcaacattttaaaaatgttggtAGTAATGTACATCAGTTAAATTATAAATGACCAATCCAAGCAAGCTGACCATGGAAGATTATCGTCCTTACTTAAAAAATCCTTGCCTAATGATAAATAACTGTCAGGTATGTGAAAGAATACAATTTAGGGTTCTTCTGGAGGCAAggggaaattttgaaaataatagtcCATGACAATGCACTTATGTGAGCTTATACTCCAGAGAAGAGTTTTCTATACAACGAAATACTTGACCAATGCAGAAGGCAGCTGGTATTAAAATAACTAGCAGAGATTCCTTGATACACATACAATGtatacaatgaaaacaaaaataaagacccTGTACAGATGTAAACAAGCTAAAAAATGACCTTGGCAAAGTATCTTCATCgatttaaaaaataccaaaagcATGCAACCTAAAATTCCCTTCCTTCCACAAGAATttaccaaaaaaccaaaacaaacaagcaagcaagcaagcaaacaaacaaaaaaaccaaacaaaaacaggtGGAACCATCTGTCTCTGTCAGTAGAAAACAATAATAGATACATTAGGTTCCAGgacaaataaatctttaaaatactaatattgaaaaaatacaattaaatttttattaaaaaatacatactcCTTACTCATTCTTTGTGTACATTTTGTTTTGTgcgaaaaagaagaaaaataataataaagtaggaAAGGCATTAAGACTACCTAATTATTTATACTGTATTTGGTAGAAGCATGTTTCAGTCAAACGTTAAACAAAAATAAGTTATTCAGTTTTCATTTGCTCCCGGACATCAGAAGGCAGGGTTTCAAACAGAGCGTCTTCTACAACTAAACCAGCTCGCTTCAAAGCCCGACAGTCACCCAGTTCAGGAGGGAGGATTTCAAAGTGATTGCCTTTAACATCTAAAtaggaaagaaataacaaatttCCAATTTTGGGGGAAAGTACTGATAGGCTGTTTTTCCCAATCTTCAGAGTTTTGAGTTTCTTACAGAAGTAGAGTTCATCTGGAAGGCTCTCCACTTTGTTACAAGTGATGGAAAAATACTGTAAACTTTGTAGAACTCCGATCTCAGGTGGGATAAATCGAATGTCATTGTAGGACAAGTCCAGGTAACGGATTTTGTTGCATAGGAAGAGGTGGGAAGGCAGCACCTCGATTTTATTGTGACTGAAGGACAGACGCTCCAGGCTGGTGAGTTTCTTGATATGCTCTGGGATGTAGGTGATGCTGTTATGCCAGAGTTTCAACACTGTCAGCTTTCTCAAGTGCTGGAAGCTAACGATCTCTTCTATggatttcagattattttccttgaGGTCCAATTCCTGGAGGCTGAGCAGGCTGAATACGGCGTGAGGGATGCGCTCCAGGTCACAGTGGACCAGCTCCAGCTCTGTCAGGTTGGTCATCTTCTTCAGGTTGTTGAGCATCACCAGCTTGGTGCCATCGTTGTGTATGCACATCTTCTGGAGATGGCTGGAAACATCAACCACTGCCTGTGGGATTTTGGAAACATTGCTTTTGATCGAGAGAATTTTAAGGCTTTTGAGATCCCGCAGAGACTCAAGGGTGACATTTCTGGAAATATCGTGACTTAGAGAGCCAACCAGGTAGAGTTCCTCCAGGTTCCGGAGGCCATACATCCAGGGGGGCAGCTCCCTCATGTCATCAAACTTGACGCTCAAGACCTTGAGATTCTCCTTCAGGAAAGACAATGCTGCGCTATGGATTTTGACTGAGCACTGGTGTAGAGAAAGCTCCTGGAGATTGTCTAGCTGCGCGATTGTGGCTGGTATCATGACGTTCTTAATGATTTCAAGTTTTAGGGACTGCAACTCTGTGATTTCAAAAACAGTGTCTGGAAGGCCAGAGAGCATGATGAGAGGCAGTTCTAAGCGGTTATGGGCATTTGTCTGCAGCTTCTGCCTCAGTTTATCTGGAGTCCACTCATTATTTAAGTTCAGCTGCTTTAATTTGTTTTCACTCACTTCAGATAGGAACACTGCGAATCTCTTGGAATACAGAGGGTCATACTGATCTATCATATGAAGCATAAAAGCAAAGTCATTTTTCACGTCTGGAATATCATCAATTCCAGTCTCCTGCCTGACATACTCAAAAGAGTACTCCTTCAGAGAACGGTAGAACAGCCAGTACAACGTATAAAGGCACGTCAATCCGTAGATACTTACAAAGCACAGGTAGCAAAAGGAGAGTTTTGAAAACAAGTGTGCCATGGTATGATTGCAAGAAAAGTTTTTATATCCAGTCATGTCCTGAATGTCAACATTACAGTCCACTGTAAATTGGACTTTGGAAACCAGGGCACTATTATATGCAATGATGATTAGGAATTTTATGACCTTAAGTACAGTCTGACGAACATACATGGCATATAGTATATCACCTTCTTCTACGTGCAGCCGGAACTTCTTCACCTTCTCAAATAAAGCTTTTGCCTGCTCACCCTCCTTCTTATCCAGAGCCCCTGCAGTGGATTTGTCAACCACAAACTTCTCAGGAATTGACTTTAAAGACTGAGAATTGACCAGACTGCCTTCTGGACCAGACTGGGTGGTGTTGGACCTGCTCATGTTGTTCTTCCTGTTGTCCTTCTCTTCTGAGTCCTCCCCAGACACTTCAGATAAGGCTCGTGTGGTCCAGGGAGAGTCAAAACACTTCCCCAGGATTGAGATGAAATGTTCTATTTTGGAGCTGGAGCCAGGGAACTTGAACCAAAAGTTGCTGCAGAGCATGAAGACCAGGGTATGAATGAGGACTAGGTATGGGAAATACTTGGCGTACCAGTGGAGGGCTCGCTCATAGCACATCTGGTTAATAAAGCTGTACTGCTGAAGGTCCAAATCTGTCTTCAGCCCTTTCATTTCCACAGTGACCGGGTTAGAAGGAGATGGTTTGGGTGGAGGCAGTGGGGTGGTACTGGCCACTGCTTGAGAGACATTTGAAACAGAAGACTGGTTCTGAGAAGGCTGTACTCTTTTCGGAAGGCAGATTATCTTGTCTTGCATGACCTGAAACACAGAAATAATATTTCCAAATTACATTACTCAAAGAGCTTTCATAATGTCATTAGTGAGAAGGAGAGCAGCAGTAACATCCAATAAACGTCCATTtcctttgcctggagaatacaaTGTTCAATTCCAGCATGAGATTTTTATTCTTAGCCCACAGGTTAGAAAAATGAAATGCTTATCTTTGTTTGCCACATCTAACTCATGACACAAAATGGAGCAGTTTTGTCAGCACACAGAACAGTGCATGACAAATATTTGAAGAACATTTCAcgtattttaaaaaagtttgcatttcttctttcacTGAAGCCTTTGGGGAATCAGTCATTGGTCTCGGAAGTACATCCTCTTATCAGATTCAGTCTTGAATTGGATGGCTcccaacattatattagtttctgtaCGAGAAATAAAAGGATTAAAAGGAGGAAATATGGGAGAAATTCCTgtctttatcatttccttttttctttctaccCATATCCTAGTCATGCATAGATGAATATGTCTAGTTTTAATAAAATGGGAATTTACTAtgcttttttaaaagctatttatcCAGAGAGAGATGAAAGACTATAGAAATGTTTGATAGTAAAATAGTTATGTCTAAACTTGCTGCTTTTCACACAAAATATCACATTAACTTCTATTCCCCTACTAATGCTTCAGTTTGTTGAAAATCATATTAAGCCCTACTAAGTCCTGCAGTCTCATAAGATTGCAATTTCAGTAAGAGAGAACACTTTCTTCCCAAAGATGAAATAGGATGAGGCAAACTACACTTTGAATCAACCTGGAGGAATCATCTTCAGGAAGAAGTACACAAAGTGTACACTGAGTCTATTACAAAGTGGACTGTTATGGCACGAGGAATATGACCACAAGTTGGTGACGTGGGAGATACACGCCCTTAGAGAGAAGTGTTGTACAAGGTTTGACAATGCAGTGGAGCGTCCAGCCCTTAGTTGAGTATCTGATATAGGAGACCACCAGTATATATTTGCTGAGAAAGTGGATGAGTCTAGAACTGACACGGATGCTAGCCCTTCCAACTCAGAGTTGCATAGTTCTGGGCGTGGATCTTTCCTAGGGATAAAGTTAAGGACAGTGATTACAGTGATGGGCAGCAACAAACTTTCTGTTGTGTTTAATATGCAATTCTATTCCAAAAATGTCAAAGATATTACTTATTTCAGTTGTCACcttaaactaacacaatattataaagtttaaaaataaaataaaatttgaaaataaataaataaataaattcagcttggggaaaaaaaaaattgtcacctTAACCTGATGAGGCAGATTACTCTTTTTACCccagtttcacagatgaggagacgAAAGCACAGAAAGGTTAGGCAACTTGCTTAATGTCATCTAGCTCAGGCCACCTGGACCCAGAACCcacattcttattttattttactgagtTTCTAGgattaaataaaaaagatctcAATTTTACTTCATCCTAAGTAACAAATTACCTTTTAAAGTTATACATGTTTTAGGGGAAAAGCTTATCTCTTCCCATATCCTATGTGGATAACAATGAAAGAATGAGGTTAGGGGGAAGAGAGGAAGTTTTGTTTATAAAGATATATAAACGCCCTGTAGACTAGAAGATACACCAGGGGCTACCATTTACTATGGAAATCAGAAGAAGGcagggaagaaaaacaaatgtgactGCATTCAGAGGGTTCCATGACTACAGTGGTGTGAGAATGTTTGAGAATGTCTTCAAACAAACATTTTAATCACTTACCTGTATCAGAGAAAAAAAGTGTTAAACACGTCCatatttgtgtgcatatatatgtctatgggcttctctggtggcttggctggtaaagaatctgcctgcagtgagggagacctgtgttcgatccctgggttgggaacatcccctggagaagggaaaggctacccactccagtattctggcctggagaattccatggactgtatagtccatggggttacaaagaattggacacaactgagtggctttcactcactcacatatGCCTATTTATAATTATAACCATAAAGTATTGCCAATCCATCAGCCAAATATTAGAAAGCTTATTTTTCCTTTAggtttaaaataaacataaagttttcattttaatctcaTATTTCAATAGGGCATCCTTTATATTTCTTGGGGTCAAGCACTGTACCATGGAAACCCCTGGAACAGAAAATAGTAGGAGAAAGCCTAGACAGATGTTAGAGTCTACCCTGCAGAAAtatcaaacagaaaaagaaattcagtggCTGGGGTCATGTTCTAGCTGTTTTCCCAACTGTAGTCTCATTTAATGCTCCAATTATCTGTGAAGCTTCaattatctggagaaggaaatggcaacccactccagtattcttgcctggaaaatcccatgtacagaggagcctggcgggctacagttgatgaagttgcaaagagttggacacaactgagcgactgaacacacctGTGAAGCAGGCAAAAGGTGGGGGCTAGAGACCAGTATGGACAGAAATGCTTCCCCAGCACCTTCTCCAAGAGTGACACCTTTGAGCTAGGATGTTAATgccgtgctgtgctcagtcatgtctgattttttgtgaccccatggactacaggccaccagtctcctctgtgtaTAGAATTTTTCCGGTAAgtatactggagttggttgccatttctttctccaagtatGTTAATATGACATTGTTAATGATGTGATGAAAACATAGACGCATTGGTGTAAAGCAAGATCAGCCAGAAGGTAAAAAGGCAGGT
It contains:
- the LRRC8C gene encoding volume-regulated anion channel subunit LRRC8C, whose product is MIPVTEFRQFSEQQPAFRVLKPWWDVFTDYLSVAMLMIGVFGCTLQVMQDKIICLPKRVQPSQNQSSVSNVSQAVASTTPLPPPKPSPSNPVTVEMKGLKTDLDLQQYSFINQMCYERALHWYAKYFPYLVLIHTLVFMLCSNFWFKFPGSSSKIEHFISILGKCFDSPWTTRALSEVSGEDSEEKDNRKNNMSRSNTTQSGPEGSLVNSQSLKSIPEKFVVDKSTAGALDKKEGEQAKALFEKVKKFRLHVEEGDILYAMYVRQTVLKVIKFLIIIAYNSALVSKVQFTVDCNVDIQDMTGYKNFSCNHTMAHLFSKLSFCYLCFVSIYGLTCLYTLYWLFYRSLKEYSFEYVRQETGIDDIPDVKNDFAFMLHMIDQYDPLYSKRFAVFLSEVSENKLKQLNLNNEWTPDKLRQKLQTNAHNRLELPLIMLSGLPDTVFEITELQSLKLEIIKNVMIPATIAQLDNLQELSLHQCSVKIHSAALSFLKENLKVLSVKFDDMRELPPWMYGLRNLEELYLVGSLSHDISRNVTLESLRDLKSLKILSIKSNVSKIPQAVVDVSSHLQKMCIHNDGTKLVMLNNLKKMTNLTELELVHCDLERIPHAVFSLLSLQELDLKENNLKSIEEIVSFQHLRKLTVLKLWHNSITYIPEHIKKLTSLERLSFSHNKIEVLPSHLFLCNKIRYLDLSYNDIRFIPPEIGVLQSLQYFSITCNKVESLPDELYFCKKLKTLKIGKNSLSVLSPKIGNLLFLSYLDVKGNHFEILPPELGDCRALKRAGLVVEDALFETLPSDVREQMKTE